Proteins found in one Takifugu rubripes chromosome 17, fTakRub1.2, whole genome shotgun sequence genomic segment:
- the rhot1b gene encoding mitochondrial Rho GTPase 1b isoform X3, with protein sequence MSLVSEEFPNVVPYRAEEITIPADVTPERVPTHIVDYSEAEQTDEQLFQEINKANVICIVYSVNNKNSIEKVVSHWIPLITENTDKDSRVPLILVGNKSDLVEHSSMETILPIMNQYSEIETCVECSAKNLKNISELFYYAQKAVLHPTGPLYCPEKKAMKSLCVKALSRIFKVSDLDNDGTLNDNELNFFQRTCFNSPLEPRALEDVKNVVRKNLSEGVCNDGLTLKGFLFLHTLFIQRGRHETTWTVLRRFGYDDDLELNQDYLFPLLKIPPDSTTELNHNAYLFLQSVFDKHDKDQDCALSPEELADLFDVFPYMPWGADVNNTVCTNEQGWITYQGYLSQWTLTTYLDVQRCLEYLGYLGFSIIAEQESQAAGITVTRDKKIDLQKKQTQRSVFRCNVFGDGGSGKSSFLQAFLGRNLTDQKLIKEEHKSYYAINTTYVYGQEKYLLLHEVFPDFDYLSDVDLACDVVCLVYDVSNPHSFEYCANVFKQYFLDSKTPCMMIAAKSDLPEVKQMFGCSPLEFCRRYRMPPPQSFTCNTAAAPSRNIYTRLTTMAMYPHARLRCMCTCNRCTFCLCQNFLNSELLQMVRAKLSTVLLRRHMSPTDLKTSTFWLRASMGATVFAVLGFAMYRVLLKPR encoded by the exons ATGTCCCTGGTCAGCGAGGAGTTCCCCAACGTG GTTCCCTATCGAGCTGAGGAGATCACCATTCCTGCTGACGTCACGCCCGAGAGGGTCCCCACACACATTGTGGACTATTCAG AAGCAGAACAGACCGACGAGCAGCTGTTTCAGGAGATCAACAAG GCAAATGTGATTTGTATTGTCTACTCCGTTAACAACAAGAACTCCATAGAAAAG GTGGTCAGCCACTGGATTCCCCTCATCACCGAGAACACAGACAAGGACAGCAG GGTTCCTCTCATCCTCGTTGGGAATAAATCAGACCTGGTGGAACATAGCAGCATGGAGACCATCCTGCCAATAATGAACCAGTACAGCGAGATAGAAACCTGCGTGGAG TGTTCAGCCAAAAACCTGAAGAACATCTCTGAGCTATTTTACTACGCTCAGAAAGCAGTCCTGCACCCTACGGGCCCTCTGTATTGTCCAGAGAAGAAAGCC ATGAAATCCCTTTGTGTAAAAGCCCTGAGTCGAATCTTCAAAGTGTCGGACTTGGACAATGACGGGACACTCAACGATAATGAGCTCAACTTTTTCCAG AGGACGTGCTTCAACTCCCCGCTGGAGCCTCGCGCGTTGGAAGATGTGAAAAATGTGGTCCGGAAGAATCTGAGTGAAGGCGTGTGTAACGATGGACTCACCCTCAAAG gcttcctcttcctccacaccCTGTTCATCCAGCGAGGGCGCCATGAGACCACCTGGACCGTGCTGAGGAGGTTTGGTTATGACGACGACCTGGAGTTAAACCAGGACTACCTCTTTCCCCT GTTGAAAATCCCTCCAGACTCCACTACAGAGCTCAACCACAATGCCTACCTCTTTCTCCAGAGCGTCTTTGACAAACATGACAAG GACCAGGACTGTGCCTTGTCACCAGAGGAGCTTGCAGACCTGTTTGATGTGTTTCCCTACATGCCCTGGGGTGCAGATGTCAATAACACAGTTTGCACTAATGAACAGGGATGGATCACCTATCAGGGATATCTTTCCCAGTGGAC gtTGACCACATATCTGGATGTGCAGCGATGCCTGGAGTATTTGGGTTATCTTGGTTTCTCAATAATTGCTGAGCAGGAGTCCCAGGCGGCAGGAATCACAG TGACCAGAGACAAGAAGATcgacctgcagaagaagcagacgCAGCGCAGCGTGTTCCGCTGCAATGTTTTCGGTGACGGCGGCAGTGGAAAGAGCAGCTTCCTTCAAGCTTTCCTAGGGAGAAACCTCACA GACCAAAAATTAATTAAAGAGGAGCACAAATCCTACTATGCCATCAATACCACATATGTTTACGGCCAGGAGAAGTACCTTCTT CTCCACGAAGTCTTCCCAGACTTTGACTACCTGTCTGACGTGGATCTGGCCTGCGACGTCGTCTGCCTGGTGTACGACGTCAGCAACCCGCATTCCTTTGAGTACTGCGCCAACGTCTTTAAG caATACTTCTTGGACAGTAAGACTCCCTGCATGATGATCGCGGCAAAGTCGGACCTGCCAGAGGTCAAACAGATGTTTGGCTGCAGTCCTCTAGAGTTTTGCAGGAGGTACAGGATGCCTCCGCCTCAGTCCTTCACCTGTAACACGGCAGCAGCACCCAGCAGAAACATCTACACCAGGCTCACCACGATGGCCATGTACCC CCACGCCCGACTGCGCTGCATGTGCACTTGTAACCGCTGCACCTTCTGCTTGTGTCAGAACTTTCTCaactctgagctgctgcagatggtCAGGGCCAAACTCTCCACTGTCCTGCTCAGAAG ACATATGAGCCCAACAGACCTGAAGACTTCCACCTTCTGGCTGAGAGCGAGCATGGGCGCCACAGTGTTTGCTGTGTTGGGCTTCGCCATGTACAGAGTGCTGCTCAAACCACGGTGA
- the rhot1b gene encoding mitochondrial Rho GTPase 1b isoform X1, whose amino-acid sequence MLHQSQFTQFTQFVNAGENAQRPKVGKTSLIMSLVSEEFPNVVPYRAEEITIPADVTPERVPTHIVDYSEAEQTDEQLFQEINKANVICIVYSVNNKNSIEKVVSHWIPLITENTDKDSRVPLILVGNKSDLVEHSSMETILPIMNQYSEIETCVECSAKNLKNISELFYYAQKAVLHPTGPLYCPEKKAMKSLCVKALSRIFKVSDLDNDGTLNDNELNFFQRTCFNSPLEPRALEDVKNVVRKNLSEGVCNDGLTLKGFLFLHTLFIQRGRHETTWTVLRRFGYDDDLELNQDYLFPLLKIPPDSTTELNHNAYLFLQSVFDKHDKDQDCALSPEELADLFDVFPYMPWGADVNNTVCTNEQGWITYQGYLSQWTLTTYLDVQRCLEYLGYLGFSIIAEQESQAAGITVTRDKKIDLQKKQTQRSVFRCNVFGDGGSGKSSFLQAFLGRNLTDQKLIKEEHKSYYAINTTYVYGQEKYLLLHEVFPDFDYLSDVDLACDVVCLVYDVSNPHSFEYCANVFKQYFLDSKTPCMMIAAKSDLPEVKQMFGCSPLEFCRRYRMPPPQSFTCNTAAAPSRNIYTRLTTMAMYPHARLRCMCTCNRCTFCLCQNFLNSELLQMVRAKLSTVLLRRHMSPTDLKTSTFWLRASMGATVFAVLGFAMYRVLLKPR is encoded by the exons ATGTTACACCAATCCCAGTTTACCCAGTTCACCCAGTTCGTCAACGCTGGAGAGAATGCGCAAAGAC CCAAAGTTGGGAAGACGTCTCTCATCATGTCCCTGGTCAGCGAGGAGTTCCCCAACGTG GTTCCCTATCGAGCTGAGGAGATCACCATTCCTGCTGACGTCACGCCCGAGAGGGTCCCCACACACATTGTGGACTATTCAG AAGCAGAACAGACCGACGAGCAGCTGTTTCAGGAGATCAACAAG GCAAATGTGATTTGTATTGTCTACTCCGTTAACAACAAGAACTCCATAGAAAAG GTGGTCAGCCACTGGATTCCCCTCATCACCGAGAACACAGACAAGGACAGCAG GGTTCCTCTCATCCTCGTTGGGAATAAATCAGACCTGGTGGAACATAGCAGCATGGAGACCATCCTGCCAATAATGAACCAGTACAGCGAGATAGAAACCTGCGTGGAG TGTTCAGCCAAAAACCTGAAGAACATCTCTGAGCTATTTTACTACGCTCAGAAAGCAGTCCTGCACCCTACGGGCCCTCTGTATTGTCCAGAGAAGAAAGCC ATGAAATCCCTTTGTGTAAAAGCCCTGAGTCGAATCTTCAAAGTGTCGGACTTGGACAATGACGGGACACTCAACGATAATGAGCTCAACTTTTTCCAG AGGACGTGCTTCAACTCCCCGCTGGAGCCTCGCGCGTTGGAAGATGTGAAAAATGTGGTCCGGAAGAATCTGAGTGAAGGCGTGTGTAACGATGGACTCACCCTCAAAG gcttcctcttcctccacaccCTGTTCATCCAGCGAGGGCGCCATGAGACCACCTGGACCGTGCTGAGGAGGTTTGGTTATGACGACGACCTGGAGTTAAACCAGGACTACCTCTTTCCCCT GTTGAAAATCCCTCCAGACTCCACTACAGAGCTCAACCACAATGCCTACCTCTTTCTCCAGAGCGTCTTTGACAAACATGACAAG GACCAGGACTGTGCCTTGTCACCAGAGGAGCTTGCAGACCTGTTTGATGTGTTTCCCTACATGCCCTGGGGTGCAGATGTCAATAACACAGTTTGCACTAATGAACAGGGATGGATCACCTATCAGGGATATCTTTCCCAGTGGAC gtTGACCACATATCTGGATGTGCAGCGATGCCTGGAGTATTTGGGTTATCTTGGTTTCTCAATAATTGCTGAGCAGGAGTCCCAGGCGGCAGGAATCACAG TGACCAGAGACAAGAAGATcgacctgcagaagaagcagacgCAGCGCAGCGTGTTCCGCTGCAATGTTTTCGGTGACGGCGGCAGTGGAAAGAGCAGCTTCCTTCAAGCTTTCCTAGGGAGAAACCTCACA GACCAAAAATTAATTAAAGAGGAGCACAAATCCTACTATGCCATCAATACCACATATGTTTACGGCCAGGAGAAGTACCTTCTT CTCCACGAAGTCTTCCCAGACTTTGACTACCTGTCTGACGTGGATCTGGCCTGCGACGTCGTCTGCCTGGTGTACGACGTCAGCAACCCGCATTCCTTTGAGTACTGCGCCAACGTCTTTAAG caATACTTCTTGGACAGTAAGACTCCCTGCATGATGATCGCGGCAAAGTCGGACCTGCCAGAGGTCAAACAGATGTTTGGCTGCAGTCCTCTAGAGTTTTGCAGGAGGTACAGGATGCCTCCGCCTCAGTCCTTCACCTGTAACACGGCAGCAGCACCCAGCAGAAACATCTACACCAGGCTCACCACGATGGCCATGTACCC CCACGCCCGACTGCGCTGCATGTGCACTTGTAACCGCTGCACCTTCTGCTTGTGTCAGAACTTTCTCaactctgagctgctgcagatggtCAGGGCCAAACTCTCCACTGTCCTGCTCAGAAG ACATATGAGCCCAACAGACCTGAAGACTTCCACCTTCTGGCTGAGAGCGAGCATGGGCGCCACAGTGTTTGCTGTGTTGGGCTTCGCCATGTACAGAGTGCTGCTCAAACCACGGTGA
- the rhot1b gene encoding mitochondrial Rho GTPase 1b isoform X2, giving the protein MRKDVRILLVGEPKVGKTSLIMSLVSEEFPNVVPYRAEEITIPADVTPERVPTHIVDYSEAEQTDEQLFQEINKANVICIVYSVNNKNSIEKVVSHWIPLITENTDKDSRVPLILVGNKSDLVEHSSMETILPIMNQYSEIETCVECSAKNLKNISELFYYAQKAVLHPTGPLYCPEKKAMKSLCVKALSRIFKVSDLDNDGTLNDNELNFFQRTCFNSPLEPRALEDVKNVVRKNLSEGVCNDGLTLKGFLFLHTLFIQRGRHETTWTVLRRFGYDDDLELNQDYLFPLLKIPPDSTTELNHNAYLFLQSVFDKHDKDQDCALSPEELADLFDVFPYMPWGADVNNTVCTNEQGWITYQGYLSQWTLTTYLDVQRCLEYLGYLGFSIIAEQESQAAGITVTRDKKIDLQKKQTQRSVFRCNVFGDGGSGKSSFLQAFLGRNLTDQKLIKEEHKSYYAINTTYVYGQEKYLLLHEVFPDFDYLSDVDLACDVVCLVYDVSNPHSFEYCANVFKQYFLDSKTPCMMIAAKSDLPEVKQMFGCSPLEFCRRYRMPPPQSFTCNTAAAPSRNIYTRLTTMAMYPHARLRCMCTCNRCTFCLCQNFLNSELLQMVRAKLSTVLLRRHMSPTDLKTSTFWLRASMGATVFAVLGFAMYRVLLKPR; this is encoded by the exons ATGCGCAAAGACGTGAGGATATTATTAGTGGGAGAGC CCAAAGTTGGGAAGACGTCTCTCATCATGTCCCTGGTCAGCGAGGAGTTCCCCAACGTG GTTCCCTATCGAGCTGAGGAGATCACCATTCCTGCTGACGTCACGCCCGAGAGGGTCCCCACACACATTGTGGACTATTCAG AAGCAGAACAGACCGACGAGCAGCTGTTTCAGGAGATCAACAAG GCAAATGTGATTTGTATTGTCTACTCCGTTAACAACAAGAACTCCATAGAAAAG GTGGTCAGCCACTGGATTCCCCTCATCACCGAGAACACAGACAAGGACAGCAG GGTTCCTCTCATCCTCGTTGGGAATAAATCAGACCTGGTGGAACATAGCAGCATGGAGACCATCCTGCCAATAATGAACCAGTACAGCGAGATAGAAACCTGCGTGGAG TGTTCAGCCAAAAACCTGAAGAACATCTCTGAGCTATTTTACTACGCTCAGAAAGCAGTCCTGCACCCTACGGGCCCTCTGTATTGTCCAGAGAAGAAAGCC ATGAAATCCCTTTGTGTAAAAGCCCTGAGTCGAATCTTCAAAGTGTCGGACTTGGACAATGACGGGACACTCAACGATAATGAGCTCAACTTTTTCCAG AGGACGTGCTTCAACTCCCCGCTGGAGCCTCGCGCGTTGGAAGATGTGAAAAATGTGGTCCGGAAGAATCTGAGTGAAGGCGTGTGTAACGATGGACTCACCCTCAAAG gcttcctcttcctccacaccCTGTTCATCCAGCGAGGGCGCCATGAGACCACCTGGACCGTGCTGAGGAGGTTTGGTTATGACGACGACCTGGAGTTAAACCAGGACTACCTCTTTCCCCT GTTGAAAATCCCTCCAGACTCCACTACAGAGCTCAACCACAATGCCTACCTCTTTCTCCAGAGCGTCTTTGACAAACATGACAAG GACCAGGACTGTGCCTTGTCACCAGAGGAGCTTGCAGACCTGTTTGATGTGTTTCCCTACATGCCCTGGGGTGCAGATGTCAATAACACAGTTTGCACTAATGAACAGGGATGGATCACCTATCAGGGATATCTTTCCCAGTGGAC gtTGACCACATATCTGGATGTGCAGCGATGCCTGGAGTATTTGGGTTATCTTGGTTTCTCAATAATTGCTGAGCAGGAGTCCCAGGCGGCAGGAATCACAG TGACCAGAGACAAGAAGATcgacctgcagaagaagcagacgCAGCGCAGCGTGTTCCGCTGCAATGTTTTCGGTGACGGCGGCAGTGGAAAGAGCAGCTTCCTTCAAGCTTTCCTAGGGAGAAACCTCACA GACCAAAAATTAATTAAAGAGGAGCACAAATCCTACTATGCCATCAATACCACATATGTTTACGGCCAGGAGAAGTACCTTCTT CTCCACGAAGTCTTCCCAGACTTTGACTACCTGTCTGACGTGGATCTGGCCTGCGACGTCGTCTGCCTGGTGTACGACGTCAGCAACCCGCATTCCTTTGAGTACTGCGCCAACGTCTTTAAG caATACTTCTTGGACAGTAAGACTCCCTGCATGATGATCGCGGCAAAGTCGGACCTGCCAGAGGTCAAACAGATGTTTGGCTGCAGTCCTCTAGAGTTTTGCAGGAGGTACAGGATGCCTCCGCCTCAGTCCTTCACCTGTAACACGGCAGCAGCACCCAGCAGAAACATCTACACCAGGCTCACCACGATGGCCATGTACCC CCACGCCCGACTGCGCTGCATGTGCACTTGTAACCGCTGCACCTTCTGCTTGTGTCAGAACTTTCTCaactctgagctgctgcagatggtCAGGGCCAAACTCTCCACTGTCCTGCTCAGAAG ACATATGAGCCCAACAGACCTGAAGACTTCCACCTTCTGGCTGAGAGCGAGCATGGGCGCCACAGTGTTTGCTGTGTTGGGCTTCGCCATGTACAGAGTGCTGCTCAAACCACGGTGA
- the rhot1b gene encoding mitochondrial Rho GTPase 1b isoform X4: MLHQSQFTQFTQFVNAGENAQRPKVGKTSLIMSLVSEEFPNVVPYRAEEITIPADVTPERVPTHIVDYSEAEQTDEQLFQEINKANVICIVYSVNNKNSIEKVVSHWIPLITENTDKDSRVPLILVGNKSDLVEHSSMETILPIMNQYSEIETCVECSAKNLKNISELFYYAQKAVLHPTGPLYCPEKKAMKSLCVKALSRIFKVSDLDNDGTLNDNELNFFQRTCFNSPLEPRALEDVKNVVRKNLSEGVCNDGLTLKGFLFLHTLFIQRGRHETTWTVLRRFGYDDDLELNQDYLFPLLKIPPDSTTELNHNAYLFLQSVFDKHDKDQDCALSPEELADLFDVFPYMPWGADVNNTVCTNEQGWITYQGYLSQWTLTTYLDVQRCLEYLGYLGFSIIAEQESQAAGITVTRDKKIDLQKKQTQRSVFRCNVFGDGGSGKSSFLQAFLGRNLTDQKLIKEEHKSYYAINTTYVYGQEKYLLLHEVFPDFDYLSDVDLACDVVCLVYDVSNPHSFEYCANVFKQYFLDSKTPCMMIAAKSDLPEVKQMFGCSPLEFCRRYRMPPPQSFTCNTAAAPSRNIYTRLTTMAMYPHMSPTDLKTSTFWLRASMGATVFAVLGFAMYRVLLKPR; encoded by the exons ATGTTACACCAATCCCAGTTTACCCAGTTCACCCAGTTCGTCAACGCTGGAGAGAATGCGCAAAGAC CCAAAGTTGGGAAGACGTCTCTCATCATGTCCCTGGTCAGCGAGGAGTTCCCCAACGTG GTTCCCTATCGAGCTGAGGAGATCACCATTCCTGCTGACGTCACGCCCGAGAGGGTCCCCACACACATTGTGGACTATTCAG AAGCAGAACAGACCGACGAGCAGCTGTTTCAGGAGATCAACAAG GCAAATGTGATTTGTATTGTCTACTCCGTTAACAACAAGAACTCCATAGAAAAG GTGGTCAGCCACTGGATTCCCCTCATCACCGAGAACACAGACAAGGACAGCAG GGTTCCTCTCATCCTCGTTGGGAATAAATCAGACCTGGTGGAACATAGCAGCATGGAGACCATCCTGCCAATAATGAACCAGTACAGCGAGATAGAAACCTGCGTGGAG TGTTCAGCCAAAAACCTGAAGAACATCTCTGAGCTATTTTACTACGCTCAGAAAGCAGTCCTGCACCCTACGGGCCCTCTGTATTGTCCAGAGAAGAAAGCC ATGAAATCCCTTTGTGTAAAAGCCCTGAGTCGAATCTTCAAAGTGTCGGACTTGGACAATGACGGGACACTCAACGATAATGAGCTCAACTTTTTCCAG AGGACGTGCTTCAACTCCCCGCTGGAGCCTCGCGCGTTGGAAGATGTGAAAAATGTGGTCCGGAAGAATCTGAGTGAAGGCGTGTGTAACGATGGACTCACCCTCAAAG gcttcctcttcctccacaccCTGTTCATCCAGCGAGGGCGCCATGAGACCACCTGGACCGTGCTGAGGAGGTTTGGTTATGACGACGACCTGGAGTTAAACCAGGACTACCTCTTTCCCCT GTTGAAAATCCCTCCAGACTCCACTACAGAGCTCAACCACAATGCCTACCTCTTTCTCCAGAGCGTCTTTGACAAACATGACAAG GACCAGGACTGTGCCTTGTCACCAGAGGAGCTTGCAGACCTGTTTGATGTGTTTCCCTACATGCCCTGGGGTGCAGATGTCAATAACACAGTTTGCACTAATGAACAGGGATGGATCACCTATCAGGGATATCTTTCCCAGTGGAC gtTGACCACATATCTGGATGTGCAGCGATGCCTGGAGTATTTGGGTTATCTTGGTTTCTCAATAATTGCTGAGCAGGAGTCCCAGGCGGCAGGAATCACAG TGACCAGAGACAAGAAGATcgacctgcagaagaagcagacgCAGCGCAGCGTGTTCCGCTGCAATGTTTTCGGTGACGGCGGCAGTGGAAAGAGCAGCTTCCTTCAAGCTTTCCTAGGGAGAAACCTCACA GACCAAAAATTAATTAAAGAGGAGCACAAATCCTACTATGCCATCAATACCACATATGTTTACGGCCAGGAGAAGTACCTTCTT CTCCACGAAGTCTTCCCAGACTTTGACTACCTGTCTGACGTGGATCTGGCCTGCGACGTCGTCTGCCTGGTGTACGACGTCAGCAACCCGCATTCCTTTGAGTACTGCGCCAACGTCTTTAAG caATACTTCTTGGACAGTAAGACTCCCTGCATGATGATCGCGGCAAAGTCGGACCTGCCAGAGGTCAAACAGATGTTTGGCTGCAGTCCTCTAGAGTTTTGCAGGAGGTACAGGATGCCTCCGCCTCAGTCCTTCACCTGTAACACGGCAGCAGCACCCAGCAGAAACATCTACACCAGGCTCACCACGATGGCCATGTACCC ACATATGAGCCCAACAGACCTGAAGACTTCCACCTTCTGGCTGAGAGCGAGCATGGGCGCCACAGTGTTTGCTGTGTTGGGCTTCGCCATGTACAGAGTGCTGCTCAAACCACGGTGA
- the rhot1b gene encoding mitochondrial Rho GTPase 1b isoform X5, whose amino-acid sequence MRKDVRILLVGEPKVGKTSLIMSLVSEEFPNVVPYRAEEITIPADVTPERVPTHIVDYSEAEQTDEQLFQEINKANVICIVYSVNNKNSIEKVVSHWIPLITENTDKDSRVPLILVGNKSDLVEHSSMETILPIMNQYSEIETCVECSAKNLKNISELFYYAQKAVLHPTGPLYCPEKKAMKSLCVKALSRIFKVSDLDNDGTLNDNELNFFQRTCFNSPLEPRALEDVKNVVRKNLSEGVCNDGLTLKGFLFLHTLFIQRGRHETTWTVLRRFGYDDDLELNQDYLFPLLKIPPDSTTELNHNAYLFLQSVFDKHDKDQDCALSPEELADLFDVFPYMPWGADVNNTVCTNEQGWITYQGYLSQWTLTTYLDVQRCLEYLGYLGFSIIAEQESQAAGITVTRDKKIDLQKKQTQRSVFRCNVFGDGGSGKSSFLQAFLGRNLTDQKLIKEEHKSYYAINTTYVYGQEKYLLLHEVFPDFDYLSDVDLACDVVCLVYDVSNPHSFEYCANVFKQYFLDSKTPCMMIAAKSDLPEVKQMFGCSPLEFCRRYRMPPPQSFTCNTAAAPSRNIYTRLTTMAMYPHMSPTDLKTSTFWLRASMGATVFAVLGFAMYRVLLKPR is encoded by the exons ATGCGCAAAGACGTGAGGATATTATTAGTGGGAGAGC CCAAAGTTGGGAAGACGTCTCTCATCATGTCCCTGGTCAGCGAGGAGTTCCCCAACGTG GTTCCCTATCGAGCTGAGGAGATCACCATTCCTGCTGACGTCACGCCCGAGAGGGTCCCCACACACATTGTGGACTATTCAG AAGCAGAACAGACCGACGAGCAGCTGTTTCAGGAGATCAACAAG GCAAATGTGATTTGTATTGTCTACTCCGTTAACAACAAGAACTCCATAGAAAAG GTGGTCAGCCACTGGATTCCCCTCATCACCGAGAACACAGACAAGGACAGCAG GGTTCCTCTCATCCTCGTTGGGAATAAATCAGACCTGGTGGAACATAGCAGCATGGAGACCATCCTGCCAATAATGAACCAGTACAGCGAGATAGAAACCTGCGTGGAG TGTTCAGCCAAAAACCTGAAGAACATCTCTGAGCTATTTTACTACGCTCAGAAAGCAGTCCTGCACCCTACGGGCCCTCTGTATTGTCCAGAGAAGAAAGCC ATGAAATCCCTTTGTGTAAAAGCCCTGAGTCGAATCTTCAAAGTGTCGGACTTGGACAATGACGGGACACTCAACGATAATGAGCTCAACTTTTTCCAG AGGACGTGCTTCAACTCCCCGCTGGAGCCTCGCGCGTTGGAAGATGTGAAAAATGTGGTCCGGAAGAATCTGAGTGAAGGCGTGTGTAACGATGGACTCACCCTCAAAG gcttcctcttcctccacaccCTGTTCATCCAGCGAGGGCGCCATGAGACCACCTGGACCGTGCTGAGGAGGTTTGGTTATGACGACGACCTGGAGTTAAACCAGGACTACCTCTTTCCCCT GTTGAAAATCCCTCCAGACTCCACTACAGAGCTCAACCACAATGCCTACCTCTTTCTCCAGAGCGTCTTTGACAAACATGACAAG GACCAGGACTGTGCCTTGTCACCAGAGGAGCTTGCAGACCTGTTTGATGTGTTTCCCTACATGCCCTGGGGTGCAGATGTCAATAACACAGTTTGCACTAATGAACAGGGATGGATCACCTATCAGGGATATCTTTCCCAGTGGAC gtTGACCACATATCTGGATGTGCAGCGATGCCTGGAGTATTTGGGTTATCTTGGTTTCTCAATAATTGCTGAGCAGGAGTCCCAGGCGGCAGGAATCACAG TGACCAGAGACAAGAAGATcgacctgcagaagaagcagacgCAGCGCAGCGTGTTCCGCTGCAATGTTTTCGGTGACGGCGGCAGTGGAAAGAGCAGCTTCCTTCAAGCTTTCCTAGGGAGAAACCTCACA GACCAAAAATTAATTAAAGAGGAGCACAAATCCTACTATGCCATCAATACCACATATGTTTACGGCCAGGAGAAGTACCTTCTT CTCCACGAAGTCTTCCCAGACTTTGACTACCTGTCTGACGTGGATCTGGCCTGCGACGTCGTCTGCCTGGTGTACGACGTCAGCAACCCGCATTCCTTTGAGTACTGCGCCAACGTCTTTAAG caATACTTCTTGGACAGTAAGACTCCCTGCATGATGATCGCGGCAAAGTCGGACCTGCCAGAGGTCAAACAGATGTTTGGCTGCAGTCCTCTAGAGTTTTGCAGGAGGTACAGGATGCCTCCGCCTCAGTCCTTCACCTGTAACACGGCAGCAGCACCCAGCAGAAACATCTACACCAGGCTCACCACGATGGCCATGTACCC ACATATGAGCCCAACAGACCTGAAGACTTCCACCTTCTGGCTGAGAGCGAGCATGGGCGCCACAGTGTTTGCTGTGTTGGGCTTCGCCATGTACAGAGTGCTGCTCAAACCACGGTGA
- the LOC101079083 gene encoding arf-GAP with dual PH domain-containing protein 2-like, whose translation MANLERNNKILFDLVRQPGNNVCADCGAPDPDWASYTLGIFVCLNCSGIHRNLPAVSRVKSIRLDHWEDSLVEFMRERGNSKARAFFEKCVPTFIYRPQQNDCTVLKDQWIRAKYERREFTGESNHQQVYCSDLFEVTLWKKSKDNKQFFKRRFLLSRKDFTLRYFIKGDSKVPKTVISMKDLNAVFQPEKISHAHGLQISYLHGEQMRNLFVYHEDGYVIVSLFSAIRATRLAYLQKKHPALHVDDLLPQITWQCLKEGYMEKTGPTQREPFKKRWFTLCSVNRKLIYYKTPLDAVELGAVFIGTENHEYSVSESTSKGMRGGRWQCGIRLQTPARQFVFKCEQEQDQREWLEAFRKIIAQPMTSEDYANEASWRRGK comes from the exons ATGGCCAATCTGGAAAGAAATAACAAAATCCTGTTTGATTTGGTGCGACAGCCAGGTAACAATGTttgtgctgactgtggagctCCTG ATCCTGACTGGGCCTCATACACTCTCGGCATCTTTGTGTGCCTGAACTGCTCAGGGATTCATCGTAATCTGCCGGCCGTCAGCAGAGTGAAATCCATACGTTTGGACCACTGGGAAGACTCTCTCGTTGAG TTCATGCGGGAAAGGGGAAATTCTAAAGCCAGAGCCTTTTTTGAGAAATGTGTCCCCACGTTCATCTACCGGCCGCAACAAAACGACTGCAC agttcTTAAAGATCAGTGGATCCGCGCCAAGTACGAAAGAAGAGAATTCACTGGCGAAAGTAACCACCAGCAAGTTTATTGCTCAG ACCTGTTTGAGGTGACACTgtggaaaaaaagcaaagacaacAAGCAGTTTTTTAAAAGGAGGTTTCTTCTGTCCAGGAAAGACTTCACCCTCAGATACTTCATTAAGGGAGAT TCCAAGGTTCCCAAAACTGTCATCTCCATGAAGGACCTGAACGCAGTGTTCCAACCGGAGAAGATCAGCCACGCTCACGGTCTGCAGATCTCCTACCTGCATGGCGAACAGATGAGGAATCTCTTTGTTTATCATGAGGACGGATAC GTAATTGTGTCGCTGTTCAGCGCCATCAGGGCAACCCGCCTTGCatacctgcagaagaagcaTCCCGCTCTTCATGTCGATGAC ttACTTCCTCAAATAACCTGGCAGTGCCTGAAGGAGGGCTACATGGAAAAAACCGGGCCAACA CAACGGGAACCATTCAAGAAGAGGTGGTTCACACTGTGCTCAGTGAACAGAAAGCTTATATATTATAAAACTCCACTG GATGCTGTAGAATTGGGAGCCGTCTTCATCGGCACAGAGAATCATGAGTACTCTGTTTCAGAGAGTACCAGCAAGGGCATGAGAGGAGGGCGCTGGCAATGTGGCATCCGGCTCCAAACACCCGCGAGGCAGTTTGTCTTCAAGTGTGAGCAGGAGCAGGATCAGAGAGAGTGGCTGGAAGCCTTCAGAAAAATCATTGCCCAGCCCATGACCTCAGAGGATTATGCTA ATGAAGCCAGCTGGAGAAGGGGGAAATGA